The proteins below are encoded in one region of Leptotrichia sp. oral taxon 218:
- a CDS encoding tagatose-6-phosphate kinase — protein MILTVTMNPSVDISYPLEEFNLDTVNRVAKVSKTPGGKGLNVTRVLKQLDDEVVATGLIGGALGTDIQKKLSKKGIKNDFFEISGETRNCIAILHEGNQTEILEKGPIITKSESENFLKHFEELVKNENTKIIAISGSLPDGLETNYYSKMIGICEKYGKPVVLDCSGKALVEVLENEHKPKVIKPNTEELSQLIGKDVSKNPDELKEVLKDKLFENIEWIIVSLGADGAFAKHNDKFYKVNVPDIEVVNPVGSGDSTVAGITSAIHENANDEDLLRKANVLGMLNAMEKLTGFVNLERYEELFGKIEVVNL, from the coding sequence ATGATTTTAACGGTGACAATGAATCCCTCTGTTGACATTTCATATCCTTTGGAAGAATTTAATTTAGATACTGTAAATAGAGTAGCTAAGGTTAGTAAAACTCCTGGTGGAAAAGGCTTAAATGTTACAAGAGTATTAAAACAATTAGATGATGAAGTTGTTGCAACTGGACTTATAGGTGGTGCTTTAGGAACAGATATTCAAAAGAAATTATCAAAAAAAGGAATAAAAAATGATTTTTTTGAAATTTCAGGAGAAACTAGAAATTGCATTGCAATTTTACATGAAGGAAATCAAACTGAAATATTAGAAAAAGGACCAATTATAACAAAATCTGAAAGTGAAAATTTTTTAAAACACTTCGAAGAATTAGTAAAAAATGAAAATACTAAAATTATCGCTATTTCAGGAAGTTTACCAGATGGATTGGAAACTAATTATTATTCAAAAATGATTGGAATCTGTGAAAAATATGGGAAACCAGTTGTTTTAGACTGTTCAGGAAAAGCATTAGTAGAAGTTTTGGAAAATGAGCACAAACCAAAAGTGATAAAACCTAATACAGAAGAATTGTCACAATTAATTGGAAAAGATGTGTCTAAAAATCCAGATGAATTGAAAGAAGTTTTAAAAGATAAATTATTTGAAAATATTGAGTGGATAATTGTTTCACTTGGAGCAGATGGAGCTTTTGCGAAACATAATGATAAATTTTATAAAGTAAATGTGCCTGACATAGAAGTTGTAAATCCTGTAGGTTCAGGGGATTCGACAGTTGCAGGGATAACATCAGCAATTCATGAAAATGCAAATGATGAAGATTTATTAAGAAAAGCAAACGTTCTTGGAATGCTAAATGCAATGGAAAAATTAACAGGATTTGTAAATTTAGAAAGATATGAAGAATTGTTTGGAAAAATTGAAGTAGTTAATTTGTAA
- the lacD gene encoding tagatose-bisphosphate aldolase, which translates to MKLTDQKRKYLENLSDENGFISALAIDQRGALKKMLNKHQASEATAEQIKEFKVLVSKHLTKYSSSILLDPEYGLDAAKARDKNAGLLLAYEKTGYDANAVGRLPDCLVDWSAKRLKEEGADAVKFLLYYDIDESDEINNQKRAYMERVGAECVAEDIPFFLEILSYNYKDADNSTAEFAKLKPRKVIEAMKEFSKPRYNIDVLKVEVPVNMKYVEGFADGEVVYTKEEAASYFKQQDEATNLPYIYLSAGVSAKLFQDTLKFAHDSGAKFNGVLCGRATWANGVEVFAKDGEEATVNWLNTVGRKNIEELNEVVAKTATSWKEK; encoded by the coding sequence ATGAAATTAACAGATCAAAAAAGAAAATATTTAGAAAATTTAAGTGATGAAAATGGATTTATATCAGCTTTAGCAATTGACCAAAGAGGAGCTTTGAAAAAAATGTTGAATAAACATCAAGCTTCAGAAGCAACAGCTGAACAAATAAAAGAATTTAAAGTATTAGTTTCAAAACATTTAACAAAATACTCTTCTTCAATCTTGTTAGATCCTGAATATGGATTGGATGCAGCAAAAGCTAGAGATAAAAATGCAGGATTGTTATTGGCTTATGAAAAAACTGGATATGATGCAAATGCAGTTGGAAGATTGCCAGATTGCCTTGTTGACTGGTCTGCAAAAAGATTAAAAGAAGAAGGAGCAGATGCTGTAAAATTCTTATTATACTATGACATAGATGAAAGTGATGAAATCAACAATCAAAAGAGAGCATACATGGAAAGAGTTGGAGCTGAATGCGTAGCTGAAGATATTCCATTCTTCTTAGAAATTTTAAGCTACAACTACAAAGATGCTGACAACAGCACAGCAGAATTTGCAAAATTGAAACCAAGAAAAGTTATCGAAGCAATGAAAGAATTTTCTAAACCAAGATATAACATAGATGTATTGAAAGTAGAGGTTCCTGTAAATATGAAATATGTTGAAGGATTTGCTGATGGAGAAGTTGTTTATACTAAAGAAGAAGCAGCAAGCTATTTCAAACAACAAGATGAAGCAACAAACTTGCCATACATTTATTTAAGTGCTGGAGTTAGTGCAAAATTATTCCAAGATACATTGAAATTCGCTCATGATTCAGGAGCTAAATTTAATGGAGTATTATGTGGAAGAGCAACTTGGGCAAATGGAGTGGAAGTATTCGCAAAAGACGGTGAAGAAGCTACAGTAAACTGGTTAAATACAGTTGGAAGAAAAAATATTGAAGAATTAAATGAAGTAGTTGCAAAAACTGCTACATCTTGGAAAGAAAAATAA